In Calditrichota bacterium, a genomic segment contains:
- a CDS encoding FAD-dependent oxidoreductase yields the protein MPNPREIAKTKAQSAPSKGQKCKEVDVLVVGASTGGVCAAIQAARLGVQVALVEETPWLGGMLTAAGVSAVDGNHLLPSGLWGEFRQHLYDHYGGPQAVATGWVSNTLFEPRVGEAIFRRMVAGEPNIDVTHGYWPVRVLTRRGRVHGVQFENCRGELLTVRATITIDATEYGDVLAGAGCSYDLGRDARAQTEEPGAPESPDPFIQDLTYVAILKDYGHGQDCGVGRPRGYDERLYAGTCRELGGQGTGAPDCDRMLSYGRLPGNKFMINWPVHGNDCYLNVVELPRAMRRRLLQQAKRTTLGWIHFVQKHLGWRHLGLADDEFPTRDRLPFIPYNREARRLRGVVRLTTLDLVDPYKQARRPLFKTGIAVGNYPLDHHHARCPVRIEEAFPEIPAFTVPYGCLVPAEVEGLLVAEKTISVTHLVNGCTRLQPVVMLVGQAAGAAAALCVLRQCQPRQLAVRALQETLLRYDCYLMPFTDCPRENPLFEAVQRVGVCGLMRGLPKPSGWANQMLFLPEKPLELPDAHLALVNARPHTDLGGLFGPLSTHRFLTRREALRLIWSALGQPVPLSGHASEASGDRVETQSLAVARERGWLSGSLGAFLQRLDAPISRAEFAFLLDKALDPLASNPISVLPAVGP from the coding sequence GTGCCCAACCCCAGAGAAATCGCGAAGACGAAAGCCCAGTCGGCGCCATCTAAGGGGCAGAAGTGCAAAGAGGTGGACGTCTTGGTGGTCGGGGCCAGTACCGGAGGGGTGTGCGCAGCAATCCAGGCCGCACGCCTCGGGGTGCAAGTCGCCCTCGTGGAGGAGACACCCTGGTTGGGCGGGATGCTGACGGCTGCCGGCGTGAGCGCCGTGGACGGCAATCACCTGTTGCCCTCCGGCCTCTGGGGCGAATTCCGCCAACATCTCTACGACCACTACGGCGGCCCCCAAGCGGTGGCCACTGGCTGGGTCAGCAACACATTGTTTGAGCCCCGCGTGGGAGAGGCCATCTTCAGGCGAATGGTTGCGGGGGAACCCAACATTGATGTCACCCATGGATATTGGCCGGTGCGCGTGCTCACCAGGAGGGGGAGAGTGCATGGGGTTCAGTTTGAGAATTGCCGCGGTGAGCTGCTGACCGTAAGGGCTACGATCACCATCGATGCCACCGAATACGGCGATGTATTGGCAGGGGCCGGCTGCTCCTACGACCTCGGGCGCGATGCTCGTGCGCAAACGGAAGAGCCTGGTGCTCCGGAATCGCCGGACCCCTTTATCCAGGACCTCACCTACGTGGCCATCCTGAAGGACTACGGCCATGGCCAGGACTGTGGCGTGGGTAGGCCAAGGGGTTACGATGAACGGCTCTATGCAGGCACCTGCCGTGAACTTGGCGGGCAAGGAACCGGTGCGCCCGACTGTGACCGGATGCTTTCCTATGGGCGACTGCCGGGCAACAAGTTCATGATCAATTGGCCAGTGCACGGTAACGACTGCTATCTCAACGTGGTGGAGCTACCTCGTGCCATGCGCCGGCGCCTCCTCCAGCAGGCAAAGCGGACCACGTTGGGCTGGATTCACTTCGTGCAGAAACATCTCGGGTGGCGACACCTCGGTTTGGCGGACGATGAGTTCCCTACCCGCGACCGTCTGCCGTTCATACCTTACAACCGCGAGGCGCGTCGATTGCGGGGTGTGGTGCGCCTCACCACCTTGGATCTGGTCGATCCGTACAAGCAGGCACGTAGGCCACTCTTCAAGACAGGAATCGCGGTGGGCAATTACCCTTTGGACCACCACCACGCCCGTTGCCCGGTCAGGATCGAAGAGGCATTCCCTGAGATCCCGGCGTTCACCGTCCCTTATGGCTGTTTAGTGCCCGCGGAAGTAGAGGGACTGCTGGTGGCCGAGAAGACGATCTCGGTGACGCACCTTGTGAACGGTTGTACGAGATTGCAGCCGGTAGTGATGCTGGTGGGGCAAGCTGCTGGTGCGGCAGCTGCATTGTGCGTTCTGCGGCAGTGTCAGCCTCGTCAGCTTGCGGTGCGTGCCCTGCAAGAAACACTCCTTCGCTATGATTGCTACCTCATGCCCTTTACTGACTGCCCCCGCGAGAACCCCCTTTTCGAGGCCGTGCAACGCGTAGGGGTGTGTGGCTTGATGCGCGGCCTACCCAAGCCGTCCGGCTGGGCTAACCAGATGCTCTTTCTGCCCGAGAAACCACTGGAACTACCTGACGCTCACCTTGCACTGGTCAATGCGCGTCCGCACACCGACCTCGGCGGCCTCTTTGGACCCCTGTCCACACATCGTTTTCTTACGCGCCGCGAGGCGCTGCGGCTCATCTGGAGTGCGTTGGGCCAGCCTGTCCCGCTTAGCGGTCACGCCTCCGAAGCGTCCGGGGACCGAGTTGAAACCCAGTCTCTTGCAGTGGCGAGGGAACGCGGCTGGCTGAGCGGGTCTCTCGGTGCTTTTTTGCAGCGGTTGGATGCCCCGATCTCGCGCGCGGAATTTGCCTTCCTCCTGGACAAGGCCTTGGACCCGCTTGCTTCTAACCCCATCTCGGTGCTCCCTGCAGTTGGCCCCTAG